The following proteins are encoded in a genomic region of Pangasianodon hypophthalmus isolate fPanHyp1 chromosome 26, fPanHyp1.pri, whole genome shotgun sequence:
- the adamts1 gene encoding A disintegrin and metalloproteinase with thrombospondin motifs 1, whose amino-acid sequence MMFFVRVALSLFAALCATAAQSAWEETTLLPVQLNSYTSKKESPLSSEAQEKESEKLFYRLDVFGKQMVLELEPDQTFLAPGFVFHVVGKPEGQRGFDSSGEARCFYTGTVNGEKNSAVALNVCHGLRGGFSYGGEEYFIQPANATGESTFSSGDMHIIRRRNRRFHGEVGGSKCGVREDEEKVPEHHETKSDKELPSTPADSQAHHRARRFVSTPRYMEIMIVADQSMAEFHGAGLKPYLLTIMAVASRLYRHPTIHNSITLSVVKLMVIYDEEQGPDVSPNAALTLRNFCQWQKQHNPPSDRHPEHYDTAILFTRQDLCGAHSCDTLGMADVGTVCDPERSCSIIEDDGLQSAFTVSHELGHVFNMPHDDVKQCANINGDSWGSHMMASTLSNLDQLQPWSPCSALMITTFLDNGHGHCLLDKPQKPQQLPQALPGSVYDADHQCRLTFGEESQHCPDLSTTCAALWCTVTSVNGLLVCQTKNFPWADGTPCGHDSYCMAGQCLSSSEAASYQIPVSGGWGTWGPWGECSRTCGGGVQYSFRECDNPMPKNGGKYCEGKRVQYRSCNTEDCPDSNGLTFREEQCLAHNDISSHVTFGSGEGIEWVPKYAGVSPKDRCKLVCRAKGTGYFFILKPKVEDGTPCTPDSTSVCVQGQCVKAGCDRVIGSNKQFDKCGVCGGDGSTCKKVSGSLEYARPGYQDVVTIPAGATHLDVKQRSTGGRRHDNSYLAVRRQDGTYLLNGDYKLTTLETDIFLKGALLRYSGSSASLERLRSFAPLSEPLTIQVLSVGDSPRPRVKYSYFAPRPASTNRHSINAIRGAEWTLREWGPCSQTCGEGTQKRDVLCLDAQGRPSQDCPEELRPSSSRPCTTHACPSWVVGEWSACSKTCGRGFQKRQLHCVDHDGHVMPHDSCHAKDRPRPLLDICIQSAC is encoded by the exons ATGATGTTTTTTGTGCGTGTTGCGCTGAGTTTATTTGCTGCTCTGTGCGCTACCGCGGCGCAGAGCGCATGGGAGGAAACTACACTGCTACCAGTTCAGCTCAACTCCTACACGAGCAAAAAGGAGTCGCCTCTAAGTTCAGAGGCTCAGGAGAAAGAATCAGAGAAGCTTTTCTATCGGTTGGACGTCTTTGGGAAGCAGATGGTGCTGGAGCTGGAGCCGGATCAGACTTTCCTGGCGCCTGGGTTTGTATTCCATGTGGTGGGGAAACCGGAGGGCCAGCGGGGGTTTGACAGCTCGGGGGAGGCGCGCTGCTTTTACACGGGAACTGTGAACGGAGAGAAGAACTCTGCGGTCGCTCTGAACGTCTGCCATGGACTGAGGGGTGGCTTCAGCTATGGTGGTGAAGAGTATTTCATTCAGCCCGCGAATGCCACTGGCGAAAGCACGTTTTCAAGCGGGGACATGCACATCATTCGCCGGAGAAATAGGCGGTTCCATGGCGAGGTCGGTGGCTCCAAGTGCGGTGTCAGAGAGGACGAGGAGAAAGTCCCTGAGCACCATGAGACGAAATCAGATAAAGAGCTCCCCTCAACTCCAGCTGACTCCCAAG CACATCACCGGGCCCGTCGTTTTGTGTCTACCCCACGATATATGGAAATCATGATTGTGGCAGATCAGTCAATGGCAGAGTTCCACGGAGCTGGACTGAAGCCTTACCTGCTAACCATAATGGCAGTAGCTTCTCGCCTTTACCGCCACCCAACTATTCATAACTCTATCACACTATCTGTGGTAAAACTTATGGTGATATATGACGAAGAACAGGGACCAGACGTCTCCCCTAATGCTGCCCTCACGTTGAGGAACTTCTGCCAGTGGCAAAAACAGCACAACCCTCCCAGTGACCGTCACCCAGAACATTATGACACCGCCATCCTGTTCACTAGACAA GACCTATGTGGTGCTCACTCTTGTGACACATTAGGAATGGCTGATGTTGGCACAGTGTGTGATCCTGAACGAAGTTGCTCCATCATTGAGGATGATGGACTGCAGTCAGCTTTCACTGTTTCTCATGAGCTGG GTCATGTTTTCAACATGCCCCATGATGATGTGAAGCAGTGTGCCAACATCAATGGTGACAGTTGGGGCTCCCACATGATGGCGTCTACTCTTTCCAACCTGGACCAGTTGCAGCCCTGGTCTCCATGCAGTGCACTGATGATCACAACCTTCCTGGATAATGGCCATGGTCACTGTCTGCTCGACAAGCCACAGAAGCCTCAGCAATTACCACAAGCCCTGCCAGGTTCAGTGTACGATGCTGACCATCAGTGCCGTCTCACATTTGGCGAGGAGTCACAGCATTGCCCTGACCTGAGCACCACCTGTGCAGCTCTCTGGTGCACTGTCACTTCTGTAAATGGTCTTCTGGTGTGCCAAACCAAGAATTTTCCATGGGCTGATGGAACGCCATGTGGGCATGACAGCTACTGTATGGCAGGCCAGTGTTTGAGCAGTAGCGAAGCAGCCAGTTATCAG ATCCCAGTCAGTGGTGGATGGGGAACTTGGGGACCTTGGGGAGAGTGTTCACGTACCTGTGGTGGTGGTGTGCAGTACTCTTTTAGGGAATGTGACAACCCTATGCCCAAGAACGGAGGCAAATACTGTGAGGGTAAAAGAGTTCAGTACCGATCTTGCAATACAGAAGACTGCCCTGACAGCAATG GTTTAACTTTCCGTGAAGAGCAGTGTCTGGCCCACAACGACATTTCCTCCCATGTGACATTTGGCTCAGGCGAGGGTATTGAATGGGTACCAAAGTATGCTGGCGTATCACCCAAGGACCGCTGTAAGCTGGTTTGCAGAGCAAAGGGAACAGGCTACTTCTTTATCCTCAAGCCAAAG GTGGAGGATGGAACTCCCTGCACCCCCGACTCCACCTCTGTTTGTGTTCAAGGTCAGTGCGTCAAGGCTGGATGTGACCGTGTGATTGGCTCAAATAAACAGTTTGATAAATGTGGTGTTTGTGGAGGGGACGGATCCACTTGCAAGAAAGTGTCTGGATCCTTGGAGTATGCAAG ACCTGGCTATCAGGATGTTGTGACAATCCCTGCAGGTGCCACCCACCTCGATGTCAAGCAGCGATCCACTGGAGGCCGTCGACATGACAACAGCTACCTGGCTGTTCGCCGGCAAGATGGCACCTACCTATTAAATGGTGACTACAAGCTTACAACTTTGGAGACTGACATTTTTCTTAAAGGGGCACTTCTACGCTACAGCGGTTCCTCAGCTTCCCTTGAGCGCCTCCGCAGCTTTGCTCCTCTTTCAGAGCCACTGACTATCCAGGTACTGTCTGTAGGTGACTCCCCTCGGCCCCGTGTCAAGTACAGCTACTTTGCCCCGCGTCCTGCTTCCACAAACAGACATTCCATCAATGCCATCAGAGGTGCAGAGTGGACACTACGTGAATGGGGACCCTGCTCACAGACCTGTGGTGAAGGTACACAGAAGAGGGACGTCCTCTGTCTGGACGCCCAGGGTCGACCATCACAAGATTGTCCCGAAGAGCTGCGTCCTTCCTCCTCTCGTCCCTGTACTACACATGCCTGCCCATCCTGGGTGGTGGGTGAGTGGTCAGCCTGTTCTAAAACCTGTGGCCGAGGCTTCCAGAAGCGTCAACTGCACTGTGTGGATCACGACGGCCATGTTATGCCCCATGACAGCTGTCACGCAAAAGATCGGCCACGACCCTTGCTGGACATATGCATCCAGAGTGCCTGTTAA
- the cyyr1 gene encoding cysteine and tyrosine-rich protein 1: protein MESPRTSSQAGWKLLRESLLLCLFAGHGEAQCSGCVEYCCDGVPPFCCSYYAYVGDVLSGTAISGIVFGVVFLMGAVAAIFLCICMCLKNGRGARVGVFNTSYINTVTQGYPGPPPPYSFDYEMYPPDLQPPPYTPMPPRTANYSPPPPYPGYNQK from the exons ATGGAAAGCCCCAGGACGAGTTCACAGGCGGGATGGAAACTCTTAAGGGAGTCGCTGCTCCTGTGCCTTTTTGCCG GCCATGGAGAGGCTCAGTGCAGTGGCTGTGTTGAGTACTGCTGCGATGGAGTGCCTCCTTTCTGCTGCTCATACTACGCCTACGTGGGGGATGTACTCTC GGGCACAGCTATTTCAGGCATCGTGTTTGGAGTAGTCTTTCTGATGGGAGCTGTGGCAGCcatatttttgtgcatttgcaTGTGCTTGAAGAATGGCCGTGGAGCGAGAGTGGGCGTCTTTAACACATCATACATCAACACAGTGACTCAGGGCTATCCAG GGCCACCACCTCCCTACAGCTTTGACTATGAGATGTATCCCCCAGATCTTCAGCCTCCTCCATATACCCCAATGCCTCCCAGAACAGCGAACTACTCCCCACCCCCACCTTACCCCGGCTACAATCAAAAATAA